The genomic DNA CAGCTCAATATGGTACAGAAGACCTTTTCTTGGATTGTCTGACATATGATGTGACGAAGAGTCCTATACGTAGAGGCGGATGGGTAGATGCTATTATAACGGATCCACCTTGTGAGTGAATAGTATCTCAGATTTCTGGCAGAATTTCACCGTATTTCGAATCGAGAGCTGATCACATGATCGCGCTGTAGACGGTGTGAGGGCAGGAGCGAAACGTCTGGGTcgtaaagaaggtggaaagcCATTGAGAGATGAGCCATACATGTTTCCCGATGGAAGATATTCACACCAGTGGGTACCCCATTCTTTCTCAGCGTGTACAGGCGcgattcactcacctggcTGATGATAGCATGTACACATAGACTTCCAGGTTACCTGCCACCATCTAGACCTTATGAACTTGCCAACCTGACCTTGGATCTGGTACAATTAGCAAGATGGCTCTTAGTCCCGGGAGGCAGATTGGTGTTCTTTTTGCCGACAGTAAACGAAGATTACCAAGAAGTGGATGTACCTGTTGTGGAGGGTATGAAAGAGCTTAAAGTCGATGAAGGGAGTGTACAAGATTTTGGTAAATggggaagaagggtgagtctGTCTCGCTCAATCCGTAGATGACGTGACTGATCGTCTTGACCGATGTACTAGCTAATAACAATGGAGAAAACTGCTCAAGATGATGGGCCACCACCCACATTTGAGGATCATGAGGAATTTGACCTGAGAAACCAACCCGAACATCTACCTGGGCATCATGGATTTAGGGAGCGGGTGAGTCGAATCCTCCCACGACAACGATAGAGTTAGGGACTAATCGGATTAATATAGTACGCAACCGGTTTCTCATCACGGAAGAAGAGCGAAAACCCATCTCCAGCAAACACTCCGCCGAGCTTGGAACCTGTTGTGTCTGTGACACCAGGAAGTAAGGTCCAGTATCAACATATCTGATGCATTCAGCTCATAAGTCACGACAAATGATTCGAGAATCGGTAAATTCGAACTCGCCGAGGATTAGGGTACTGCTAATATGGCTGATAGGAATTGAGGCTACATGATGATACACACTGGTTCTGACGGTGCTGGGGGTGGTACTACTGTTTTAAGAGGTTGGACGGAAACCATCCTTGCGTGTATGGGTACTAACACACCATCTGGAAACTGTGCAGTACAACCAGCAATCAGCATCATGCTCAGCCTGTGGTAAATGAGGGAAGGTCTACTGACCATCGTACCAGGAGGGAAATATGCACCCCATTTCAATACTGTATGACTAAAGGATATCGGAACCAATATTCAGCCTGTACATCACATCTCGCGAAGGGTTCCGCCAATCTGGTAGGGGTTGTCATGACTCACTTTGGTAAAGCAGCACCCAAGGTAAACATCGATCCAGCGGGAACGATAAATTCAGTCACtgttttaccttctttcgtTATATTGTCTATCGTCGTACTTGGACCCTTTGGCCGACAGTCATGGCCGACCACAAATCAGTTCTCCTTCAGCGACTATGATGCGATTAAACTCACAAATTCCGGTTTGGGCCATACGGTCTCTACATCCAGTGATCCAGGTCCTTTCTTATTGGCAGCTTTGGTTTTGAGGATATTGACCTCTGAAGGCATCTGAGGGGCTTTTGACATCTTGGTATAAAAGTCCGATCGTTCTTGATTGCAGTCTTCTTTTACTTTGATCTTCGTGATCTATCTCGTGTTAGTAGTTGACCAGATAAGGGATTTACCAATTCAAGTGTGAGATTCCCCTCAATGAAACTTGATGAACTCAATCATTCACCTCTTGATAAATTGgaatatcgatattttcGGTTCCTACCTTTGATCTTTCAAGCCTTTATATATATTCATGAAAGGAAAGGACGTCCAATAACTtatgaagagatgatcgtcatcaagatgaaacgCTACAGACTCTTTATATGTCTTATCAAACATTTTTTTAATTCATTTATTTTTCATACATATCTACATAGattccatcatcatttccttttctttccttgTTACATACCGTGTACATGGTTCACAGTATGGTCAACCATCTAGGATTTATCCTTGATGATGGCATTTGCGAATTCCATCATACTTGGATATTGATAATCGGGTATAACATCCTTATAAGCTGATACACCCATGAAAGCTCTCTCTCTATCaatccaagctgatttgatgCCTTTCTTGTGACCACTATGCACAATGAAACAACACATCGTAAGCAGGAATGAATACACCATAAAGGATCTCACGAGGGAATTCTATAACTCACGGTTGAACATCATGGTATTTGGAATTAGCCACTATCAagatatcctctttctctaATCCGAAATCTTTCTTGATGTTCTCTATGGCGTATTCGAAATTTCGTAAAGAGGGTTTGTATGATCCGACTAACATGTTTAAGATGAGATTTAGCTTAAGTTTCTTTCTTATTGTACATCTAGTACAATATTAGGATAGTGTGAGAGATGTAGTATGGGATATGTCCCATGGCCGATATGTAGCGAAGCTTGGGGTTtgtgatactcactcttctcgGCTGTGTAGATAGCATCAAATGTAAAccctttctccaacttcttcttcgatctaTCACCCAGTCAGAATCAGTAAAAATTACATCGCTCCAATAGTGGTAAGTGAATATGACACACACCCATCAAAACTCTTGTTGTCGACATTAGACAGGATGACTAATTTCAGTCCCGCATCCGAAAGCTTCTTCAGCGCCTCTGCCGAATCTGGGAAAGCGGGCCATGCAGGGATGGAGTTCCCGAAAGCTTTGGCTTGAGCTACAGCGTGAGGATAACATCACCTCGTCAACCTCGAACCCTCTCTTTAGTTCTCCTGTTTGCTTTTTACAACCTAGACCCACCTTCATCCGACTTGAGATTTAGTTTCTCAGCAGTCTCGAGATATACTTTAATGAGTCTACGTACCATACTGTCAATGTCACATACACTCTCAACCAGCTTATGAGCTTGGCCTAATCAAACCATGGGACAACTTACAATTCCGAATAGAGCATTTTGGGTTGTTCATCTTGGATCCTGTTTTCGATGGGACCTAGCACTTCAAATAATCTATCTCTGCTAGGTGCGGATGGTTGATCGAGGAGAGGTTTAAGGTTTTCTAGCATCCCCGTCTCCCATTCCTACCATGTACTCTGAGTCAGGTTCATCATGCGGGCAAATGTGATGATTTGAAAAAGGTGAAGCTCACAATGAGAGTCTGTCATCCCAGCAATAGATTAGTTCACACCAGATCAGCTGGAAGGGGGAGGAATGATTCAGACAGGGATCTAAAGGCTTACCCCATAACAGTCGAAGAGCAAGACTCTGGATATAGATCATGAGCACCGGAACCTCAGCTTTGCATTCGGTCCCGTTAGGACTCTGAAGGATGTCTCACTTAAAGGGCGAAAGAGACATCGTGGgtgactgattgattgagtTCGTTTGATTACTGTTTTTAAGGTTGTATAAGATCCAAGCAtaaattgagaatgatgatagATTCCTTCTCTCTGGGATTATTTACTGAGCAGCACACAGCACGATACATGGATATGCACCCACCTAGACAGAACATGGCATGTGTTCATGTCGTCGATAGAAGCGACGGTTATTGATGATCATTGACGCGAAAGAAGCCCGCGGCATTCCGCACTCGGTGAAAATCCGGTCCGAGCTGATAACGATCACGATAAGGTCTTGCTCAAATGTGAACTGCTCCGGGTATTCGAGTGCAATCATCAAACAGATCATAAGATATCAAGCCtgttgttgatcatcatcaagtataTCTGATTTTCGCCAAGTACCGTTGGGTCGATCAGTCAAAGTGTGTTGGATACACTTGCTATGCCTCATTCGAACAGTTGCTTCCCGCTCCTTTCATGTAGCTGACCTAAAGATGTTCTTCATGTTCCGGTCGGATCAAAAGAACGAGTAACAGATTGGTGACAGGTTCATAAAGTCAGTGAATCGCACGAGAAGGGTTACGTGTAGGGTCAAAAGAACTTTTAGACAAATTGCATCATGAGAAACCCTCAATTCGATTTGCCAAATTGAACTACATATGAGTGCTATAAAAATCTTTCTCCTCAAACCCTCAAGTGTTTCCCTGCATTACCTATCTCAGTCACTCATTCTTGTTTCACTgactttcatctcattctcctACAAACACAATGGAGAATTTCGAGCATACATCCACGAGTAGCTCACAGGAAGCTAATCAGCCGGGAAGAACGAACTGATGAACCGGCCGATTCGCAAAGTATCATCTCCTCCGTCGGGCAGACCACCAATTCCCTCAAGTCCACTACTAGCAGCGCTATCAGCACTCTCATCGATGCTAACAAGAAGCTAGCTGATAATTTCACATTACCAGAGATGAGAACTAGACGATCCCAGGTGGTTCATACGGCTGCTGCAGCTACCGTACTTGCTGGAAGTGCCGCTTTGGCTTATAAATATGGACCGGACTTTTCTGTTCAAATGTCAAGTGATGCATAAGAACGGCAGTCTTCTTCATAACAAAGAAGGCCAAGATCAACATTCGTTTCGCTCATTTCTCCTTTGGTAGCTCATGATTAATTACTACAGGTTCATTTCGTGTCCTTTCGTATCGTAATCTAGCCTCTCTCCATGCATTCATTCGAAATCTTTACTTCAACTCATATCTGTGAGATACAGGAGACCATCCTCGCGTCCTAGGTCAGTCTTAACGGTCGAATTATCTCCCAGAAGAGCGCACTAAATGAAGCTGTCTAGCATATCAGTGATGGGCTTGTAACGTGCTCTTCGCCAAtggattcatcttcttcttgttccctATTGATATGCGCCTTCTGACGCTGCATCCATCGCAAAAGCTGTATCCAAAGCCTGCCTTCATCCTTCCAGATATTGTGTATAATTCTCCAAATACTCATTGATCGATACTGTAATGAATCCAGTTGTTACATTCGGTTGTCCTTCCCTGAGTGGAATGATAATCCTCGGAAGGCGTCAGTACAGTACTGCACAAGCCTCCAAGCAACTCTTGCGGTCAGATGGTCATCGCGATCGTCGGACATCCATCCTTTATTGATGCTTATCGCTCGTTTGCTCAGTACAGCCTTTCTGGTAGGGTCTTATGCCTAGCTAGCCTTTTATGATGTGCGAAGGTTCGTCAGGGATTTCAGCACATCGAAGCGTGAGTGAAAGTAAGcgttcatcattccattcataCGAGAGATCGCTTTCCCTAAGAGCCCATTATCTTTTCACCGTGTTATGCACTGGACATGACCTGTGGCATTACCCACCAAAAAGTACGGTTGCTCATCTCGTTGATTCACCCTTCACATTTACGTTCTAGCATCCACAATCGATTCCATCTCAATCGGTATATACCCTCGTTACAGTATGCAATTCACTTCAACCAAATACGAGTGGGTAAAACGAAGAACTAATCACAATCGCCTCCCTGGGTTATTCCCATTGTTGATCATAGCCAACAACGCTGCGCCCTGACCTTGCGGTGGCCTAGGAACAGGATGGAAGACATTCGGATTACTCAAGTTTTGAGATTTGGGTGGACTGCCTCTTGGGATGTTGGTGTATTGCACTGAGGGTATTTGGGGTGGTAGAGAATGttgaggtgggaaaggaggtTGATATCCACCTTGATTCAGTTGATTGAGGGGCCCATTCACTCCGACTCCCAATGGAGGAGGTCGGGGTTGATAAGCTTGATTATGATTAGGGTAATTTGCATGAGGAGGACCACCAGAAGGGACAAATCCACCCGGgggtagatgatgaggcggTGGATGAGGTCCATTACCGTAATTAACACCATAGTTCCCAGGACCAGGTAGAGGATTAGAATTGGGTCGAAAAGACTGGGAGTTCTGCAGGTTGGTGACACCAGGAGGACGAGCGGGATTGATTCCACTTTGATACATGTTCATATGCATACCTGGCGGAGGCACAGATCGCTGATCGTATCCAGGATTGACAGTCCCGCCGTAAGTAGGATAGTCGAGCGTAGCACTGCGGACTTGAGGGTGAGAAGCTGCCTCGTAGGGCGGTGGGGGAGGTGGCTGAGAAGATTTATTAGGACTTCCGCCATATCCGCCGGAAGGATGGGTCATGGGCCCAGCAGGTGGTCTGGGTGGAGCATGACCTGCACTGGGAGGCTGGGTATTCGGACGATATCCTTGATTATGGGTATAGGTAGAgggaggaggttgatgaagtggtggCATATACCCTTGACCTGGTGGAGTGATTCTGGTTCCACTACTGCCGCTGGTTTCACTGCTTCGTCCAGCAGAACCAGGCTGAggcagaggtggaaggtaCTCAGAATGAGAAGTGTCGACGTGATTCATCTGATGAGCCGTGTTGGCAGGCACATCAATACCTATTCCAGCAATGGTCATATCGAGAAGAGCACGAGCTTTGGCTTGGCGTTGTGCATCTTCTGTCGGGCTCGCAGGCCGGGGAGAAGTAGGTAAGGACATGGGTTTGGGGGCAATTTGATTGTTAGTGATGGCAGCgggttgatgagatatcatcgataatAATTTCGCTTGATGGGGCTTAGCAGGGCTGGTTGGTGGTTGGACTTGGTGTGTATGAGCGTAGGGATTCGATGCAGGAGGTCGAGTATTGAGCATAGCGAGCAAATTGCTTTGTTTTTGTGTGGAAGCTGTAGGTCTGGGTGGTTCAGGTGTCGGTGTCTGAGCGATACCAACTCCTCCAAGCAATCGTGCAAGTTCAttatcctccttcttctgtctcTCTTGATCGCTTATTCCATCGTGTCTATGCGGTACTgactcctcttcttccttgagCACGTTCAAATTACCAAATAGTCTTTCCAAACCGGCCTTGTTATCACTTCCGACGATCGCTTGCTGATTGGGAGCATAtagctcttcctcttgctTGTGTATGAATCGAGCGAAGAGGTGATCGAGGGCAG from Kwoniella mangroviensis CBS 8507 chromosome 1 map unlocalized Ctg02, whole genome shotgun sequence includes the following:
- a CDS encoding haloacid dehalogenase, type II, with the translated sequence MSLSPFKVLLFDCYGEWETGMLENLKPLLDQPSAPSRDRLFEVLGPIENRIQDEQPKMLYSELLIKVYLETAEKLNLKSDEAQAKAFGNSIPAWPAFPDSAEALKKLSDAGLKLVILSNVDNKSFDGSKKKLEKGFTFDAIYTAEKIGSYKPSLRNFEYAIENIKKDFGLEKEDILIVANSKYHDVQPGHKKGIKSAWIDRERAFMGVSAYKDVIPDYQYPSMMEFANAIIKDKS